TTCGTAGGGATTTTGATCGCTCATGGGAGTTTATACTTTAGCCTCGGTCAGCGGCAATCTTTTGTTGACGAAAATGCAAATTTAGGTTTTATTTTGATCGGAACCCGTAATGCCGATCAATTTTTATCCCCTACCAGGATAGTAGCATGGGTTAGTTTGATCGACCGGGGAATTTTAACTATAAGTCACTTTAACATATTGCCATAACTCCGTGTATCCCCCAATGTCGTTCACTATTTCTGGCTCTACTCTAGAATTTAAACTTAGGAATACCTAAAATGCAGTTTTTATGAAAAAATTAAGTTTTTGGTGGAAAATTTAGCCAATTATCTTGCTCTGAAGGTGTTTTCACCAATGAAGTGTAAAATTTTTGGTGGTATCGATCCGCATATCGATATTAAGATTGAAACAATTTAAATTGCCACTTGCTTGGGATAAGTAAAGCATCTACTCCACTAAGCTAAGGTGACTGAGGTCAAAATCCTTGCTTCCATGATATTACTGGTACATACAAGCAGGTCTGTTTACCAGCTTAATTGTCCGTAATCCTAATTAAAGTATTATCTTAAGATAATCAGGAAATGCATCTCTTAGCCTTGTAGATTCTTAACTAATTCCCGAAGTGGAAACTGCGTTTTTACGCACTCTTCCTATTAATCCTTTATGAATTTTTGTGCAAAGTGATGGTCATGGCTCCTGCCAAGATTCTTGTAGTTGATGACGACCCTGCGGTTCGGAATTTAATCCAACGCTTTTTAATTAAGCAGAGCTATCAGGTAGAAGCTGCTGAGGATGGTAAGACAGCCTTAGCACTATTTGAGCAATTTAATCCAGATTTGGTGATTTTAGATGTAAATTTACCAGATGTCATTGGGTTTAACCTCTGCCAAGAGATGCAAGGCCGTAATGGCGTTTTTGTTCTTATGCTGACTAGCCGTGCCGACGAAGCTGACAAGATTCGCGGCTTTTCTAAAGGTGCTGATGACTATCTCACCAAACCTTTTGGGTTGGGAGAACTAGAAGTCAGAGTAGCAGCTATTTTAAGGCGTCAGCGAGTTGTGACAACCGCAGAACAGAAACGCCTGGTGTTTGAAAAATTGATGATCGATCCAGTCCGCCGGGAAGTGGCGCTTAACAACCAGCCAGTACCCTTAACCGCACTGGAATTTGACTTGTTACATTTTTTAGCTAGCCATCCTGGTCGAGTGTGGCGACGCGCAGAACTTATTCAAGAGGTCTGGGACTACGAATATGTAGGCGATCAGCGGGTTGTAGATGTACATATCGGCCAAATCCGCAAAAAGATAGAAATTGATGCTAGCCAGCCAGCATTAATTCAAACAGTACGTGGTGTAGGTTATAAGTTTGAATGCCCAACTCACTCGCCGCAGTTGGAAGTTAATTCCTAAGTTCTTAGTCTTATAGTCCAGAGTTTTTAACTCTTGACTTTTGACTAATTACTAAACTGTAAAATCTAGCTGAATATTTTTGGCTGAATTTACAGCTAGTTCAACAAAATTGCCTAAATTTATCAAATTAATTTATAAATACAGCACTGTACAAACCAAACTTTCAATTTGAGTTATTAACTGCTCATAAGAAAAAACTGGTTATGTGAAAGAGTGCATTTCTACTAAAGATTTACCTCAAATACACAACCAGTTAATTTAGTAATAAATCCTCCGCAAGGAGGATAAATTTTAGTTAGCTGTGGAATATTTATCTAAAAATCTGATGTTTTGAATTTACAGACAATAGGGCAATATAAACTACCACCACTCTGTAAAACTTCTCAATCAGGAAATTTCCAGCTTTCGTACGTTCCACTTAAAAATTTTAATAGTTGATTGAGTCTGCCTGGAATTTGCAGAGTAATTTACTAGCTAGAACAGCCATCTTCAACTTTTGCGCTTACGCTTCATAGATATAAACATTAAGCGCAAAAATTTATCTGGTGAAACCTAAATCTGTCTATAGGAGACAATGAGCCAGAATAGCACCGTTAATACCATCTTAAGGCTGTTCTACTTAACTGTGATGGAACAAAGTTTCCAAGTAAACACGAGCAGCACGGCGATCGCTATCTCCATTTTGGAGTAAAAACAGTGATAGAGCTGCTGTCAATACTCGATTTTGATCCCAGTCGGGATGTGTTTCTAGATAGCTTTTTAGGGATTCGTGAAGTGTTTCCGGAATTTCTGTAAAGATATTCACCGTTGTGTTCATCAGATTTTCCTCCTCTAAGGTCAATCAAGGGGGACTAGTTGCTTGTGGTCAGTAGCTTGAGGCAGCATAAACAAGCTTTCCACCTGCCTGGCAATTTCCGCCAACATTGAGAGGTAATTTACACAATTGATGTCAGCGATTAAACGAACTAAAACAGCAAGCCGAATCATTGTGCAGCAAGAGGGGGTAGGTTTGTCAATGCTGCGAAATGTTAAAAACGATGGTATAAAAAGTAAATATCAACGTAATAATCAGGGTTTGACCATATTTTTTGTTACATAGCTTAATAAAAACTCAGTTACGGAGATACCTTAGCGTTAGAAATAAAAAATCCCCAGTAGGATGGTAAGAGCTTATCAACTCGTTGGGAATCTGTGGAAAACTGCTAAAGTACCTGTGGAAACCCTGTGGAATCTGTGAGGAAAATGCTCCTGAATGATAAGAATTACAAAAACATTTTCTCTTGATGAAACTTAAGCCCTTACAACTTGCGCCCCAATTCCAGCTATCTTCATGGCTTTCCCAAATTCAGACTCCTGTTGGGATGTTGGTAATTGGTCGATTTCTTTCCGAAGTGGGCACAGGTTTTACTCTGTTTTACGCCCCAATCTTTTTCGTTAATCAAGTTGGTTTATCTGCAACTACCGTTGGTATTGCCTTGACTAGCACCTCATTAGCTGGTGTTGTCGGGCGAATTTTGGGTGGTTCTTTGGCTGACACAAGAGAATGGGGACGCCGCCGTACTTTACTGCTAGCAACAGGGATTTCAGCAGTTGGTTCTCTAGTCTTAGCTACAACTAGTAATTTTATGACTCT
The genomic region above belongs to Calothrix sp. NIES-2098 and contains:
- a CDS encoding two component transcriptional regulator, winged helix family protein; this encodes MAPAKILVVDDDPAVRNLIQRFLIKQSYQVEAAEDGKTALALFEQFNPDLVILDVNLPDVIGFNLCQEMQGRNGVFVLMLTSRADEADKIRGFSKGADDYLTKPFGLGELEVRVAAILRRQRVVTTAEQKRLVFEKLMIDPVRREVALNNQPVPLTALEFDLLHFLASHPGRVWRRAELIQEVWDYEYVGDQRVVDVHIGQIRKKIEIDASQPALIQTVRGVGYKFECPTHSPQLEVNS